The genome window CGTGTACGAGACGGCCCGGCAGATGGCCAGGTCGTACGCGACCGGCCCGGCCGTCGCGCTGCGCGCCGCCAAGCAGGCCATTGACGACGGCCTGGAGCTCGACCTGGACAGCGCGCTGCGGCTGGAGACCGCGCTGTTCGCCGGGCTGTTCTCGACCGAGGACCAGCGCACCGGCATGGCGTCCTTCCTCGAGCAGGGGCCGGGCAAGGCCCGGTTCAGCGGCCGGTGACCCGAGAGCCCGGGCGGGCCGTCCGGCTCGTGACGCACGGCACACCGCCGACGCCCTCCTCCGACGTGACGCATGGCGTTACCGGCGGGTAACGTCGGGTCCGGCAGACCGGTGAGCGGGACCGCGCCGTGCCCCGATACCGTGGTCCGCACTGCCGAACGCCCGCTTCACCGTAGATCCGCGCGGGGCCTCGTCCCCGCGTCCACGCCCCTATTCGGAGGTCGGCGCCCCACGTGAACATCGTCGTACTGGTCAAGCAGGTGCCCGACACCTGGGCCGAGCGCAAGCTCCAGGACACCGACAAGACGCTCGATCGGGCCGCGGTCGACGTGGTCATGAACGAGATCGACGAGTACGCCGTCGAGGAGGCCTTGAGGATCAAGGAAGCCTCCGGTGGAGAAGTCACGATCCTCACCATGGGCCCCGACCGCGCCGTCGAGACCGTCCGCAAGGCCCTGTCGATGGGCGCGGACAAGGCCGTGCACCTGTCCGACCCGGCGCTGGCCGGCTCCGACGCGCTGCAGACCTCCTACGCGCTGGCGAAGGTTCTCGAGACCCTCGAGTACGACCTGGTGATCACCGGTTCCGAGGCCACCGACTCCCGGATGGCCATCATGCCGGCGCTGCTGGCCGAGCGGACGGGGCAGCCGCAGCTGTCGGGGGCGCGCAAGGTCACGGCCGAGGGCGGGACGGTACGCATCGAACGGCAGACCGAGAACGGCTACGACGTCGTCGAGGCGCCCACGCCGGCGATCGTCTCCGTCGTCGAGAAGATCAACGAGCCGCGCTACCCCTCGTTCAAGGGGATCATGGCCGCGAAGAAGAAGCCGCTCACGACCCTGACGATCGCCGAGGC of Mycobacteriales bacterium contains these proteins:
- a CDS encoding electron transfer flavoprotein subunit beta/FixA family protein: MNIVVLVKQVPDTWAERKLQDTDKTLDRAAVDVVMNEIDEYAVEEALRIKEASGGEVTILTMGPDRAVETVRKALSMGADKAVHLSDPALAGSDALQTSYALAKVLETLEYDLVITGSEATDSRMAIMPALLAERTGQPQLSGARKVTAEGGTVRIERQTENGYDVVEAPTPAIVSVVEKINEPRYPSFKGIMAAKKKPLTTLTIAEAGIDAGQVGLAGAPSQVVDFATKPPRSAGQVVKDEGDGGIKIAEYLASQKLV